In Flammeovirgaceae bacterium, the sequence TGAACTGTTTAAGCGGTTGGTGGGCAAAGTAAACGAGGATACTATTTCATTCCTGATGAAGGCCGATATTCCCGTACAGGAACCCGACCAGGTGCAGGAGGCCCGCTCTGCCCGCAGGCAGCGCTTTAGCGAGCAGAAGGAAGAATCGCGTTCGCTGCTCAGCGGTGGCGGACAGGCACAGGCACCAACAAGCCGGCCACCACAGGAGAAAGTAATGCCGGCCAAATCGCAGAAAATTGCCAACCGCAACGACCGTGTTTCCGTGCAATACCCTGACGGCAAAATTCTGCGCGATGTGAAATATAAAAAGGTAGAAGACGATATTCTTAATAACCGTTGCATACTTATCGAATGAGTGCACGCTTATCCTATTACCTGATAATCCTTCTGCTGGCCGCTCACGCCTGCAAGCCGCCACAGCAATCAACCGCTGCGCAGGGTGGACGGTACCATGAAGATCTCTCAGCTTACCGGCCGGTCGTACAGGAAGTACCCTCGGGAAACGGCACTACCCAACAAGAACCAGGGCGCGACCCGAAAGCTTACGTAGAAGCGCAGTATGCTGTAAACAAACAGGTTGATTTTGTGCTGGACAGTATTGATCGCATTAACCTTACCCGCAAGTTTATTGACGGATTTACCATACAGGTACACTCCGGGCTGAAACGCGATGACGCCCTGAACGTAAAAAAAAACCTGCTTGCTTACCTGCCCCATCTTGAATCAGAAATACAATATATCCAGCCTAACTTCCGGGTAAAAACCGGAAAATACGTTACCCGCCTGGATGCCCAGAAGGATTATATGGCCGTCAAGCGATATTTTCCCGGAGCCATTGTTGTGCCTGATAAAATACCGGCAAACTGATAAAGTACCGTTTAGGGCATTCATTCCCGCAATCATTTGTATTTTTGAGAATGCCCCTGCTTGAACGGATTAAAAAACTTGCAAGTGATTTTGCCTCCGAAGTGATCGACATGCGCAGACACCTGCATGCGCATCCCGAACTTTCTTTCCAGGAATTTGAAACGGCCGCCTTTATTACCCGCCAACTTATTGAACTCGGCTTAACCCCCCGGCCGATGGCTACCACCGGAGTTATTGCCGAGATAAAAGGGAAAAATCCGGAACGTAAAACAATGGCCCTGCGGGCTGATATCGATGCCTTGCCGATACAGGAAACAAATAACATTGCTTACAAATCAACCAAACCGGGTATTATGCACGCCTGCGGTCATGATGTTCACACCTCATCCTTGTTAGGAACGGCCCGTATATTGAGTTTGCTCACGGATCAGTTTGAGGGTACTGTCCGGCTGATTTTTCAGCCGGGCGAAGAGAAACATCCGGGTGGAGCTTCGCTGCTCATTAAAGAGGGCGTGCTTAAAAACCCCGTACCATCATCCATCATCGGGCAGCACGTATTTCCTCTGCTGCCGGCAGGAAAGGTGGGCTTTCGTTCCGGCAAATACATGGCCAGCTCCGATGAAATTTTTTTAAAGGTGATTGGTAAAGGCGGGCATGGGGCCACTCCCGAACTAACCATTGATCCGGTGGTCATCGCCTCGCACATTATCATTGCCCTGCAACAAATTATCAGCCGGCATACCTCCCCAAAAAATCCAAGTGTATTAACCTTCGGCCGTGTACAAGCCAATGGGGCCACCAACATCATACCCGATGAAGTTACCATAGCCGGAACGTTCCGCACGTTAAACGAAGGATGGCGCCAGGAAGGGCTGCAAAAAATTAAAACCATGGCAGCAACCCTTGCCGAAAGTATGGGCGGCCATTGCGAGGTGACTATTTCCAGCGGGTATCCCTACCTGGAAAATAATGCTGAACTGACAGAACGAATCCGCCAGGCAGCCGAAGCGTACGTTGGCAAAGAAAACACGGTTGACCTGGACATTACCATGGGTTCGGAAGATTTTGCGTATTACTCACAGGTAATTCCCGCATCATTTTACCGGCTGGGTACGCGCAACGAAGCCAGGGGTATAACCTCGTATGTGCACACCCCAACTTTTGATATTGATGAGGAGGCACTGGCCCTTGGTCCGGGGCTGATGGCCTGGATGGCCGTTAAAGAATTAGGCAGCTAACTTTTATTCATTTTGGAAACACCCCTTCAGCAAAATGCCATACCTGCCCCGCGTCCACCGTTTCTGGGTCGCGCAATAACTACGTTGTACATTCTGGGTACGCTGGTGCTTTTTGTGTTCTCGCTTGATTTGCTCGTTTCGTCACTTCAAAACCTGGGCAAATCGGCAGCCGAAACTATCATCATGGCCACATCCAACCCGTTCACGGCCTTGTTCATCGGCTTGCTGATTACTGCTATGATACAAAGCAGTTCAACAACCACGGCATTGGTTGTTGCTTTTGTGGCCTCCGGATCAATTACCCTGGAGAGTGCCATTCCGATAATTATGGGCGCCAACATCGGCACCACCATTACCAGCACCATTGTTTCGCTTGGGTTCATCAACAAAAAGAAGGAATTCAGGCGTGCGGTTGCGGCCGGAACTTATCATGACTTTTTCAATATTCTCACGGTATTTATACTGTTTCCGCTCGAGTATTATTTCCGTTTTCTGTCAGATACTTCGCTGTACATCACACAGCGCTTTCTCAAGATGCCCCTGATACAGGCCGAAGCCCTACCTTCGGGGTGGTCGGGCTTTACACCGGTTGTTGACTTTTTTATCCGGATAATCCCCAGTGGCTTTGTGCTGGCGGTACTGTCATTCGGTTTGTTGTTTCTCTCCATTGTCTTGTTCAGGCAACTGATTTCGCGACTACTGATGGCCAGTTCGCCCGAACGCTTCAGCCGGTTTTTCTTTAAAAATACGTGGAAGTCATTTTTCTGGGGCCTCCTTACTACGGCCGCCATCCGCTCCAGCACCATTACCACATCGGTGGTTGTGCCTATTGTGGCGCAAAAAATTATCACCCTGCGCAAAGCCGCTCCGTTTATACTGGGCGCCAACACCGGCACCACGATAACAGCGTTTATTGCTGCAACGCTAAATGTAAATTCATCCAGCGCCATCAGTATTGCGTTGGTGCATTTTCTGATTAATCTTTTTGGAGT encodes:
- a CDS encoding amidohydrolase; the protein is MPLLERIKKLASDFASEVIDMRRHLHAHPELSFQEFETAAFITRQLIELGLTPRPMATTGVIAEIKGKNPERKTMALRADIDALPIQETNNIAYKSTKPGIMHACGHDVHTSSLLGTARILSLLTDQFEGTVRLIFQPGEEKHPGGASLLIKEGVLKNPVPSSIIGQHVFPLLPAGKVGFRSGKYMASSDEIFLKVIGKGGHGATPELTIDPVVIASHIIIALQQIISRHTSPKNPSVLTFGRVQANGATNIIPDEVTIAGTFRTLNEGWRQEGLQKIKTMAATLAESMGGHCEVTISSGYPYLENNAELTERIRQAAEAYVGKENTVDLDITMGSEDFAYYSQVIPASFYRLGTRNEARGITSYVHTPTFDIDEEALALGPGLMAWMAVKELGS
- a CDS encoding Na/Pi symporter, whose amino-acid sequence is MPAPRPPFLGRAITTLYILGTLVLFVFSLDLLVSSLQNLGKSAAETIIMATSNPFTALFIGLLITAMIQSSSTTTALVVAFVASGSITLESAIPIIMGANIGTTITSTIVSLGFINKKKEFRRAVAAGTYHDFFNILTVFILFPLEYYFRFLSDTSLYITQRFLKMPLIQAEALPSGWSGFTPVVDFFIRIIPSGFVLAVLSFGLLFLSIVLFRQLISRLLMASSPERFSRFFFKNTWKSFFWGLLTTAAIRSSTITTSVVVPIVAQKIITLRKAAPFILGANTGTTITAFIAATLNVNSSSAISIALVHFLINLFGVLIFYPIPFLRQIPLGLAYRLGRLTLRYRLVGFVYILTVFFFIPFSLIYLNKDSAETIRMGFRLTNHITAEQKTIAVTLKQPSGNKSGEWLLYREADNASEEIIVVYRRNNMLMINKEMFLFNKPGYCWDGENKLGKYKCCVETILPSFTSASDITIDSVYVFNRQYYQAPDSTVQRLYISPDYPVILKYTSHTGNRITETEEVVGISRE